From Syngnathoides biaculeatus isolate LvHL_M chromosome 12, ASM1980259v1, whole genome shotgun sequence:
GACGGCAGACGAGCGAGACGCTCCTTTAAGCGAGCAGTCGCCAATCTGGGGTCGGTCGGCGGAGGGCTGGAGGTGGGCGGGTGCTCCGGCACACTTGTTTTGTTCATCTGAGCATCGGCGATAAGAGGTGGGAGGGGCAAATTGATGGAGTGTTCCTGTTTGGGTATCAGAGATGGGATCAGGTCTTCAGGACCCCAGACCACTGTTTGGGCGAAGGCCGGCCGCTGAAGCAAAATGTCCACCCGAATGTGGCTGAACTGCTTCAGCTGACAGCGGGGATCTTGCAGCACCACACCCGGACTGACCTCCAACGGGATGAGGGCCGCTCTGTCTCTGAGTTCTCTCTCCccttcatcatcctcatctCCAGGGGGCTTTTTTGGTCCAGTTGACTGGTTCTGCTGACGCTCCGAGCTTGACTCCATAGGTCTCTGTTTCCTAGGGTCTCTGGAGAGTCGTAGATCCAAACCTGCATCAGACACCTTGTTCATATCAGGAGGTCTCTGCCGAGGGTCTGCTTTCACACGTGGGTCACTTGGTTGAGTTCTGTCCTTGACAAGTCGAGGGTCACCCAGGGGTCCTGTGGGGGCTGGCGTTGGGGTCTTGGGCCGCTGCATCTCACTCTGCTTCTTCAGAGATTTTAGGATGGAAGCAACACTACTTCCACCATCTTCATCGCTTGAATACCAGTTTGTTGTTTcatctgaaggaaaaaaaagaaaagacgttGGAGCAATCTCTGTGCTTTTCAAGGACCATCTTTTGGATCAGAACGGACACTTGCCTCTGTTAGTGTTCTTGTCACCTTGACTTTCTGTCCTCTGTGGATTGCTCTCTGGTGGCTTTGACTCTGCTTGGTTCTGAGACAGGTGTAGAATGATGGCTTTCTGCACCGCTGATGGTAAAGACTGGAACTGGACATCTGGACCTATCTGCTGCTGGAGGTTCTGGACATGATTCATCCCAGGTTCCACTAATTCAGAACAAAAAGATCCATTGTACTTGAAGCAACAAAAATTCATACTGGTGGTAATGTGACACAAACCTTGATGGCCCACCGGCTGGTTTTGGAGTAAGTTGCTGAGGAGCTCTAGTGGGTTCTGGCCCAACGATGGATAAGGGAAGAGGCTCTGCAGCATCTGTAGTTCTGGTACTGCAGGGAAGGGAGGCCTCTGCATAGTCATCTGCCGGTTTATGTTTCCATGAAACACTGACAATTGGCCAGGTGGAATTGGTTGCTGCAGTGGGTATCCATGTGCCAGCTGCTGTTCAGGAGGGCTCTGGTCACTCGTGGGTGGTCCTGCTGGGTATCCCATGGTACCTGGTGACCCTAACGAAGGCGCTGTGGGAGCATCAGAGCCTGAAGACACCAAAGCTCCACTTTGTGTTTCCTCTGGCCCACCACTAAGTTGGTCAGTCCCTTCATTGGAATCCTGGTAGCTGGACTCACTGATGATGAGGTAAAATGCGCAATTAATTTGAGGCTGACTGAATAACAAGTCACTTGCCTTTTATGTGCCTTACTTGAAGCCAATCTTATGTGCCAGGTCGACCGTAGGTTGAACCTTAATTTCGAAGAGGGAGGGGATCTTCCCTCCCTGAGAAGATTCATCTGTCGGGCTGCTCTGACCTGGCGTGGGGAGCAAGCCCACACCCGGAGGCGGCTTCGGAAGTGGGGCAATGCCCTGTTTTCTCAGGTCCTCCAGCTCCAATTCATCCTCGCGTGCATTCTCCTCCTCTGTATTAATGATCTTAGCGTGCGTCCCAGAGAAGAAACTCTTAATTAGTTTTGGATTTCAATCAGTTGTGATTTTGTTGTCCTTTAAATATATCTCACCTTATTGAGcaactcttttgtcacatcagTCAGAGCATCATGGGAAAATTTGCAGTTGTCCCCTTGATAGCATTTGGCTCCAGTGTGAAAGAACTTGCAAGGATATTCACGTTCAGTCACAAGTTAAGGAGCCTCACTCACTGAATTGGCAAATTGCTTTTACAAAGTCATGCGTGATTGTCACGGAAGGATATTGTGCATATAAATGCAATGGTCTCCTTTACTGCAGTATCCCTGGAGGTAGAACTTACAAAGTTCCTTCTTCTTATCTGGGATGACAAGCTCGTGCTCAAATTTACACTGCTCCCCCTACAGGAAGAGATGACCACCACTTTTCAGTTTCATGGACagtagttcccccccccccccccccaatccataCCGTTAAAGTGAATAGCACCATATTtacagtttgacattttcagatttttttttttttttttggggggggggacctatGATCCACTATTTCACTGAGTTTCACTTAGACGTAAGTAgtactttgccaccatcttttcAAATTTATAGGTAATTACAAACTTATTAAGCGGGTGCAGTAATTActcagttttttttgtcaattgtgGATGGCCCATTTTCTGAATGAATTGTACACATGATTCACACATCCTAAACTGTCAAATGACAAAATCTGGACCTCATGTATCCCAAATGCCAATATGAAACGAGCTTTACTTGTAtattttaattagaaaacaatattttattcaattatGATGATAATTGTCATTCAATCTTTTTTGGTGTTATGTT
This genomic window contains:
- the LOC133509714 gene encoding zinc finger CCCH domain-containing protein 6 isoform X2, producing MREESVCTLSLSRHETPEDGELEDGEIDDEGIGIEEENKEASEEKQQKEKEKEKTKEKEEKSHRYSRKRYKKTREKRRSKRRRRDRQKHHSSSSSSTSDSYGSDYDRPEKPKNRQSYGSGRDCDLQNPQHGRDQKGTRGNLHKSPPHKSSSFNKYSDYSGDDYEDEEDHYDDEIGYLQSKDTTSGMGKGRYAKEQMGKRGSMRGVKQQFGQRGRGRGSGPGRGRGMLKNKKMKGGKPWMGRGGRGRGGDQDMEDIAPEVKNSGFQKKRLIMSKEFISQHTVEHNGKYICKYFLEGRCIKGEQCKFEHELVIPDKKKELCKFYLQGYCSKGDHCIYMHSEYPCKFFHTGAKCYQGDNCKFSHDALTDVTKELLNKIINTEEENAREDELELEDLRKQGIAPLPKPPPGVGLLPTPGQSSPTDESSQGGKIPSLFEIKVQPTVDLAHKIGFNESSYQDSNEGTDQLSGGPEETQSGALVSSGSDAPTAPSLGSPGTMGYPAGPPTSDQSPPEQQLAHGYPLQQPIPPGQLSVFHGNINRQMTMQRPPFPAVPELQMLQSLFPYPSLGQNPLELLSNLLQNQPVGHQVEPGMNHVQNLQQQIGPDVQFQSLPSAVQKAIILHLSQNQAESKPPESNPQRTESQGDKNTNRDETTNWYSSDEDGGSSVASILKSLKKQSEMQRPKTPTPAPTGPLGDPRLVKDRTQPSDPRVKADPRQRPPDMNKVSDAGLDLRLSRDPRKQRPMESSSERQQNQSTGPKKPPGDEDDEGERELRDRAALIPLEVSPGVVLQDPRCQLKQFSHIRVDILLQRPAFAQTVVWGPEDLIPSLIPKQEHSINLPLPPLIADAQMNKTSVPEHPPTSSPPPTDPRLATARLKERLARLPSGSSSERPADPRQQKNLDPRLKRTMSLDSKLLGQKEASADARATQPRLQKTSTSTTLSERLPPYAPRLSSSGGVLDSPTTILGGISLYDPRNQTEPVQKDQVEPPKKVGILKHPVKKDTPPTQPASPSQCRVSLEETKSRDGSSDRYHTAHDSPSPLPQDSVITPHAVHILPVQALAGLIRPQYADARQAKLAGPSSAGDAEEQKEVPAEEPKQTNEEELEDRTLKEVFKTFDPTASPFSQ
- the LOC133509714 gene encoding zinc finger CCCH domain-containing protein 6 isoform X1, whose amino-acid sequence is MASVSLVSSPPAPVFDKNMTDSELAGDEREDGELEDGEIDDEGIGIEEENKEASEEKQQKEKEKEKTKEKEEKSHRYSRKRYKKTREKRRSKRRRRDRQKHHSSSSSSTSDSYGSDYDRPEKPKNRQSYGSGRDCDLQNPQHGRDQKGTRGNLHKSPPHKSSSFNKYSDYSGDDYEDEEDHYDDEIGYLQSKDTTSGMGKGRYAKEQMGKRGSMRGVKQQFGQRGRGRGSGPGRGRGMLKNKKMKGGKPWMGRGGRGRGGDQDMEDIAPEVKNSGFQKKRLIMSKEFISQHTVEHNGKYICKYFLEGRCIKGEQCKFEHELVIPDKKKELCKFYLQGYCSKGDHCIYMHSEYPCKFFHTGAKCYQGDNCKFSHDALTDVTKELLNKIINTEEENAREDELELEDLRKQGIAPLPKPPPGVGLLPTPGQSSPTDESSQGGKIPSLFEIKVQPTVDLAHKIGFNESSYQDSNEGTDQLSGGPEETQSGALVSSGSDAPTAPSLGSPGTMGYPAGPPTSDQSPPEQQLAHGYPLQQPIPPGQLSVFHGNINRQMTMQRPPFPAVPELQMLQSLFPYPSLGQNPLELLSNLLQNQPVGHQVEPGMNHVQNLQQQIGPDVQFQSLPSAVQKAIILHLSQNQAESKPPESNPQRTESQGDKNTNRDETTNWYSSDEDGGSSVASILKSLKKQSEMQRPKTPTPAPTGPLGDPRLVKDRTQPSDPRVKADPRQRPPDMNKVSDAGLDLRLSRDPRKQRPMESSSERQQNQSTGPKKPPGDEDDEGERELRDRAALIPLEVSPGVVLQDPRCQLKQFSHIRVDILLQRPAFAQTVVWGPEDLIPSLIPKQEHSINLPLPPLIADAQMNKTSVPEHPPTSSPPPTDPRLATARLKERLARLPSGSSSERPADPRQQKNLDPRLKRTMSLDSKLLGQKEASADARATQPRLQKTSTSTTLSERLPPYAPRLSSSGGVLDSPTTILGGISLYDPRNQTEPVQKDQVEPPKKVGILKHPVKKDTPPTQPASPSQCRVSLEETKSRDGSSDRYHTAHDSPSPLPQDSVITPHAVHILPVQALAGLIRPQYADARQAKLAGPSSAGDAEEQKEVPAEEPKQTNEEELEDRTLKEVFKTFDPTASPFSQ